CTGCACTTCCCACAGGCACACCACCCGCCCGTGATCCTGGGGGGACCGCTTCAGCCGGAGCTTCAGGCGCCTCCGTAGCCCTAGCCTCCATCTCACGTAGCTCCTCTTGGGTGAATTCTGGTTCAAAACGATATCCTCTGCCGTCAAAATCGAGTGCGTCCTCCAGAAGCCACCTTTCATAATCCATTTTCAGTGATTTTCTATGTGATTTTCCCTAATCCGAAGTGCTCACGGTACAAGACTTCAaaccaacgtaaacagcccacctttccggttcggcggagtaatatcatcgtgcagtaatgagtcttccaactgaaatcaactggcgataaatgtgcaataaaacacgacaaaccatatattgcgccgatatattttttttaaacttcacgaatgccactaaccactcggttacttgcacatttttgaaaacgaacgtttagggttgctgggttgacaggtttgtgtatgcacacagacaaccattgtgaagcaggcaggagcgattcaaaatgagccaaatacccgagaaaggactaatagttcaaatttcggtgtcacccactctatttcatcctaaacaaaccagaaagggggctcaatgttcaaaataccggaattgtcctttaaggaAACTAAATTCCTTTGGAGTCAGCAAAAACATACTGCTTACTTTCTATTACTCCTTCATTGAAAGCATCTGTACATTTTCTATAACTTGCTGGTTCCACTCCATCACCCTCCAAAACAGAAACCGCCTGGAGAGTACGGCCAGAGTTTGCTCTAAAATAATTGGACTTTCAATAAgaactctctcctccttccacgACCAGCAAACACTCCGGTTAGCCAAAAGAATTATGCAGGACCCCTCACACGCTCTACACCCCGCCTTTGAGTGGCTCCCCTCAGGGCGCCGACTACGCTGCCTCGGCTGTAGGACACAGAGGAGAAAAGCAACCTTTGTTCCCAAGGCTGTTcacctcctcaactcctcctaAACCCCCCACCCGGGCTTGTGCCCTCCCCACATGGACTGGTGAagccgtgtttgtttttgtttgtttgtttttgtttgtttgtttttgtttggacatggccctgtcctttgtaatgctgctgttatgtgccctcaattgccccctggggacaaataaagtttttttgaattttgaattttgaattttgaatagccaatcagcgttgagcttgacccgaagTCACCGGGAGACAgaacagaagcagaaagaagcAATGGAGGACGCACTTATCGTGGCGGTGTGCGGTCAAACTGTCCTGTACGACACCACGTTGGTGTCGTACAGGGACAGAATTAAAAAGGAGCAGGCGTGGGTCGTCGGGCCAGGAGACGGGGATTCCTGGTAAGTTGAGTGAATAATTTGTATATTGCTTGGCTTCAGCTATCGGTTGTTCGCGCCGGTTAGCGGTAGGACCAGTTAGCACTGTTCGCGCCGGTTAGCGGTAGCACCAGTTAGCACTAATATAAAGTGATACTACTACAACAGACTATCCCGCTTGTCAGGCTACACAACTTAATATGTATATTACTTTCTTGTCAGTGGACGATTGTCGCAGGAAATGGAAATCCCTCAGAGACAGGTACTTgagggagaaaaggagggagaaagaggagggaaaaAGGAGCGGGTCAGCGGCAAGGACAGGGAAGAAATGGAAGTTCTTTGCGGTCCTGTCCTTCCTCGACCCCTTTGTCACACCGAGGGAGACCAGCAGCAACCTTCCTCGGTGTGCAGAGAAAGAGGTCGAGATCGAGGATGACGGGGCTGCAGAGACTTGTGAACGTATACGTATACAGCTTCTGCATTATGGCCACATTCTGTATTGAGAAAAGGTTTATAGTGCTGCACGAttctgtctccatctttaatGTGCTGTAATATAGATCACTATATCTTCCAAGCCAAAAAAAACCCAAGACTTCTTACTCAATAACAGATCAGCTGTCGGGAAATGAATCGGAGCCTGTCtatgttcctgctgctgctgctgctcctgctactcctgcccctgcccctgtccctgccgctggccctgcccctgccccaaGACCACCGAGCGGTATGTACAGGACAAAGTTGTATAGCTTTAATTTCAGGGGTCAACTATGTTTATGGCTAACCGTTTAAGCTTTAACTGATATGAATACTGTTAACGGATTATTGTCACTTCCAACCAACCACACATGCAGGTTAAACAGGTGTATTGATAACGTTTTGGCTTTTCAATTGTGAAGGTAGTATTGCACTCACTTACAAATTATGGTGTTTTACATTTCATacagggatgaggaggaagagagccaGCGGGGTACCAGATGGGAACACCCAGATACAAGAGGCCATCCTCCAGGCCCTGCAGAGGGATGGGGAGTTGTGTGCAGACGCACAGTTTTTAAACGGCTTCCTTCCCTGAAGAGATTGCCACCAGACGCAAAGGAGTATGTGAAATTCCAAATTCACGAGGTCATATTTGACGCCACCCAATTCACCCTTAATTTGGAACCCGTCTAATCATGCTCCTGCTTATTAGCAAGAGTGGTGGTGACAATCTCTCCAGGGAAAGAACTGGGCTGCTGTGACTAATAAAGAAGCTGTTTGTGAGAAAGGTAGTTAGTTAGGTAAATCCTTTCTCACAAACAGCTTATTTTTTAGGAAGATGTTAATGTTCTTGTTCCTGTGttctgttttacatttataattaatGTTCTATGTTGTTTTGTAAGTcgttttgtaaataaaatatttttaataacTCTTCTGAGTGATTTTAAGATCTAGCATGCacggacacaaatacacatacattttgCTACTTAATATAACAATTGTAATAACAACTTAATAATAATGAAGGAATTgctgcttttgttttgtgtgggtggctcttaaaagagccgttTTGGGGTTGCTTGTGCACTGCACTAGATGTCGTCCTGCCACGGGACGGTTCCTTCTCCAGAGAAGTAGGAGGTGAAGGTCTCGCGGATCCGAATGGCTTCTCTCCCGGCGTTGTTTGCAGCCACTCTCCCCAGCCCTGGCAGAGGCTCCACCGCACCACCCGGGATGCACTCCCTCActgctgctgttggtgctgtTCTGCGGAGGAAATTGTGGAGCACACAGGTGGCCTTGATGCATCTCTCTGCCAGCTCAGGATGGACCTCGATGACCCTCCGGTAGATCCGCcactgagaggagaggatgccaaatgcgtcctccaccaccaaccgaGCCCGGGACAGACGGTAGTTGAAGACGCGCCGCTCACGTGGGAGGAGGCGTCCGGGGAATGGCCTCATGAGGTTGGTCCGTAGCGGAAAGGCCTCGTCCGCTACAAACACATGAGGCAGGGGTCCTCTGTGCTCAGCCCCCGGCAGTGCTCTGTCAGCAGGGAGCTTGAGATTGCCAGCGTGGAGGGCCTGACCAAACTCAGAGTTGGCCAGAATTCCTCCATCACTGGTTCTCCCGTAGCCCCCCACATCGATGACCCGGAAGCAGTAGTCTGCGTCGACAACTGCCAAGAGAACGATGGAAAACGTTCCCTTGTAGTTGAAGAACTGCGAACCGGAGTTCGCAGGGGCCTTCAGAACTACATGCTTCCCATCGATGGCACCACAGCAGAGAGGGAAGTTCCACCGCTCCTCGAACCGCTCTGCAAAcactctccactcctctgcaGTGGGCACAGCCAtgaactcctccaccaggcagtccCAAATAGCCGTGACCACATCCGAGACGATGGAAGCCACGGTGGAGGCCCCGACCCGAAAGCTGTTGGCGATCGTTCGAAACGAATCACCACTAGCCAGGAATCTGCAAcacatgaattatttattttagccTTATTGATCATTTCAGTTGTATAGCAAATCTGTAGGCCAATTATCTCACTGCACAGGTAAATTTCTTGactagtgtttacagtggatttgCATCAGCTTATTTTACTTTCAAAAGCATGACAAGGAGATCAATGTGGAATTTACTCACATagtataatattaattaatattttgagccatgatgcatttctttattttgtttgtataaaACTCTGGTGACATGCATGTATGAAGATTTGCGTTTAGGTTGAAATACTGGGTGGAGCATTGACAGGAAAAATGAATAGCAGGTAGGCGCAATGGGGAAAGCAACTCATATCACCACCATGTCATGTCAGCACGCTTTCGTTTGCCTTGTGTTGAATTTAACTCAATGAATATTGCCTTTCATGTTAAAATGGCCTATGCCATGGGTGAGCCTAGTACACGATGCTTGAATAAACGGGTCACTActcaaatataaacaacacattggAAATAGATGAATGCACTTTCCGATAGTATATGACTACAGAATGTGCTGATTTTAATAGAGTAATTAGCCTATGAAACCGCAACTTAccggagacagatggacaggcgCTCCGCCGCTGATATGGAGCGCCTGTAGTTGGTGTCCTGACGGGAGATCATGGCACCAACCCGGGCTAGCAGGTCATCGAACATGGCGACAGTCAAGCGAAAATACCGCTTGAACCGGCCGTCATCCAGGcggagttcctggaggaggtggtgaaactcacccagctctGAGCGCCTACGCATGAtctcatgcacccaaacacgacggcgtttgggtttattTCTCTCTTCCAACTTCCACAACTCatacagcgcagcgatggtggtAGCCTTCATGTTTGTGGAGCTTTGGAAAGAGAATGAGCGGGAGAAAatgggcgggctcatctagaTGCGTTGGCGTGTTGGAAGCGTTGGAAGCGTTGGAAGCttaaaccaccacacaatgatcaagcgttaggcgcgttactcgcgttatccaacgcgagtaacgcgtttggtgtggccgcaccgtagACACGTTTTACGCACTTaaataacgcgcccaacgcacctaCGCACCAAACGCAGTtaaatttttttactttttaaggtacgaacacaccagacgcgtacccacgtaaagatttacgcgcgtaacgcacctaaaatgttgcttgaccattttgtgtcaaaaatggtcctacgcatACGCTCCtaacggtgcggccacaccaaacgcgttactcgcgttggataacgcgagtaatagtgcggccacaccaaccgcgttactcgcgttggacaacgcgagtaccgcgcctaacctgacgcttgaccagtgtgtggtggttcaacgctccaacgcgtcaacgcgccaacgcagctagatgagtccattgtccatgcaagtgaacggagcgttccctcttcgtcataactatcaaaccaaacatccttcacattcactgaacgaacattatgaaagtaaaatgcacatttctcgctagaaatgtttccataaacgcatttaatggcgtaactatgttactatttccacccagaagaaaaaagaaagatgtcggccgtatgcttctgtgcaagctcactactctctgccagtgacgtcgggtcaagctccacgctgattggctaccgcggctaagcgtcacgcgttggagcgttgaaagttcaattttctgaactccgggcgttggtgcgttgggcgcgttactgcgtttacgtgcgtaattacgtgcaactgccgcgcctaacgcccccaacgcaacgcttcaacgcttcaacgcgtgtaccgcgcctagaccaatggttccctatgcaaaaatgccgattttcaacgcccctaacgcgagcaacgcggttggtgtggccgtaccttaacgcgcctaacctgacgcttgatcattgtggggtggttactcggttcaacgcttccaacgcgtcaacgcgccaacgcagctagatgagtccatgtccaatgtccatgcaagtgaacggagcgttccctcttcgtcataactatcaaaccaaacatccttcacattcaccgagcgaacattatgaaagtaaaatgcacatttctcgctaaaaatgtttccataaacgcatttaatagcgtaactatgttactatttccacccagaataaagaaaaatgtcggccgtatgcttctgtccaagctcactactctctgccagtgacgtcgggtcaagctcaacgctgattggctatcgcggccaagcgtcacgcgttggagcgttgaaagttcagatttctgaactccgggcgttggcgcgttgggcgcgttactgcgtttacgtgcgtaattacgtgcgtctgacgcgcaTAACGcccctaacttgacgcttcatcacatgtaacgcgtctacgcgcctataccaatggttccctatgcaaaaatgccgaattttgacgcccctaacgcgagtaacgcgtttggtgtggccgcaccgtaacgcgcctacgctcctaacgcgcctagatgagtccatgtccatgcaagtgaacggagcgttcctatggagtcagaacagtctcattattaatgaatgcacagagaaggattcacaaatgtattttgtgatttatatataaattactctcttctcacaaatacatttcaattcacacacaaatggatatcggcatgtataaatgtaaaataaatccataaacaaaaataagtttcacaaacatatttctgatccacacacaaatatgtcttgttttaaataaaggtaatataaatccataaatatattaatttaaaaaagatttgcaattttcatcaaaaatgtatttggatgttgttacatttatgtacaaactgttaaacttgaatttacaagacgcttttcatttgtgagcttgtttgcatttgtgtgtgaaactgtctgcatttatgtgtggatttttgagactctcctgacgtcgcgagattcacaaatgcatttttttcaacaaggaagtctctgtagccaatcagatgcctccctcgttttcagtcaaccacatgactgctgtgactgggtttttacgtcggtgccgtttactactttaacggcaccgataatcccaaaacccagtcgaaattagatggaaaaagtgtcgtgacgcagcatttacttcttcaccacctagagattgttatgtacgatcattcaaaaaaccatgttctttccgatagagtagacatttgacagagaaccgggaggctcggaggctggactcagaggtcggaactgcagccatgtgattggctgaaaacgagggaggcatctgattggctacagagacttccttgttgaaaaaaatgcatttgtgaatctagcgacgtcaggagagtctcaaaaatccacacataaatgcagacagtttcacacacaaatgcaaacaagctcacaaatgaaaagcgtcttgtaaattcaagtttaacagtttgtacataaatgtaacaacatccaaatacatttttgatgaaaattgcaaatcttttttaaattaatatatttatggatttatattacctttatttaaaacaagacatatttgtgtgtggatcagaaatatgtttgtgaaacttatttttgtttatggatttattttacatttatacatgccgatatccatttgtgtgtgaatggaaatgtatttgtgagaagagagtaatttatatataaatcacaaaatacatttttgaatccttctctgtgcattcattaataatgagactgttctgactccatacgttccctcttcgtcataactatcaaaccaaacatccttcacattcaccgagcgaacattacgaaagtaaatgcacatttctcgctaaaaatgtttccataaacgcatttaatggcgtaactatgttactatttccaaccagaataaagaaagttgtcggccgtggctgcgctggagtccgaggtaggaaacccaaacgccgccgtgtttgggtgatagagtttagatcgggttagattaaataatctcggatataaataacaataatcaggTTAAATAAcatcacatggtgtgtctggtgtgtttccagcattcgtagtgttgatcagcagatatatagtccgccaagacgttgaggttgcttagtaaccagagactctgtccgtgcaagtgaacggagcgttccctcttcttcataactatcaaaccaaacatccttcacattcaccgagcgaacattatgaaagtaaaatgcacatttctcgctaaaaatgtttccataaaagcatttaatggcgtaactatgttactatttccacccagaataaagaaagttgccggccgtggctgccatggacatggctgcgctggagtccgaggtaggaaacccaaacgccgccgtgtttgggtgatagagtttagatcgggttagattaaataatctcggatataaatatcaataatcgggttaaataacttcacatggtgtgtctggtgtgtttccagcattcgtagtgttgatcagcagatatatagtccgccaagacgttgaggttgcttagtaaccagagactctgtccgtgcaagtgaacggagcgttccctcttcgtcataactatcaaaccaaacatccttcacattcaccgagcgaacattatgaaagtaaaatgcacatttctcgctaaaaatgtttccataaaagcatttaatggcgtaactatgttactatttccacccagaataaagaaag
The nucleotide sequence above comes from Gadus chalcogrammus isolate NIFS_2021 chromosome 4, NIFS_Gcha_1.0, whole genome shotgun sequence. Encoded proteins:
- the LOC130380923 gene encoding uncharacterized protein LOC130380923, with translation MFDDLLARVGAMISRQDTNYRRSISAAERLSICLRFLASGDSFRTIANSFRVGASTVASIVSDVVTAIWDCLVEEFMAVPTAEEWRVFAERFEERWNFPLCCGAIDGKHVVLKAPANSGSQFFNYKGTFSIVLLAVVDADYCFRVIDVGGYGRTSDGGILANSEFGQALHAGNLKLPADRALPGAEHRGPLPHVFVADEAFPLRTNLMRPFPGRLLPRERRVFNYRLSRARLVVEDAFGILSSQWRIYRRVIEVHPELAERCIKATCVLHNFLRRTAPTAAVRECIPGGAVEPLPGLGRVAANNAGREAIRIRETFTSYFSGEGTVPWQDDI